Proteins co-encoded in one Pyramidobacter porci genomic window:
- a CDS encoding TRAP transporter permease, with translation MLFIKKRDEAEEIIEGVPKRKLKGAWKLVMYTLGIIMSLFHIYGLAVAPMTRWYLYTFHIMFGLVMTLALYCARHCSVKKSVPWYDIMLIIAAVSSAVYMCIDAQAMAYRIGSNPNVPDLIFTGIIVILALECTRRTSGNILPTIAVFFLLYSYFGKYIPGALGHKGYRWQKTLSYMLSYDAILSTPLSASATMVFLFILFGAFLSMSGSGPYFIDMALSFAGARRGGPAKVAVISSALFGTVSGNSVANVVSTGAFTIPMMKSIGYRNHFAGAVEATASTGGQIMPPILGSAAFIMAQLIGVPYRTIMLASLIPALLYFFTVFVMVDLEAIKDNLVGLSVDKLPKKSMILRNMYMLLPLIVLIYVLSVIQASPIKAALYGIFSSVVVYVVNNRKFSLKAVFGALSSGAIAACPLISSCCTAGIIIGVLNMTGAGVKLASVIVSIAGNSLACALFLTMITSIILGMGLPTTASYIICAAVAAPALIQLGLSSLQTHMFIFYFACISAITPPVAMAAYAAASISKSSPMKVAFTSCKIGVSAFIVPYMFCYAPSLLAQGSVGQVILATLTAVLGCSTLSYGFQQQCAIPLMRLSKTSSIFLIAFSLLLMYPGLLSDAIGLTGCATVIGFNYILLKREKTQI, from the coding sequence ATGCTTTTTATAAAAAAACGAGATGAGGCTGAAGAAATTATTGAAGGGGTACCTAAGCGGAAATTGAAGGGGGCATGGAAACTGGTCATGTACACATTGGGTATCATCATGTCTCTTTTTCACATCTATGGCCTAGCTGTAGCTCCAATGACTCGCTGGTATCTTTATACATTTCATATTATGTTCGGCTTGGTAATGACGCTTGCACTTTATTGTGCTAGACACTGCTCGGTAAAAAAATCAGTCCCTTGGTATGATATTATGCTGATCATTGCAGCAGTCAGTTCTGCAGTCTATATGTGTATAGACGCGCAAGCAATGGCTTATCGTATTGGCTCCAACCCGAATGTGCCGGACCTGATATTTACGGGGATAATCGTTATCTTAGCTTTGGAGTGTACCCGCAGGACAAGCGGCAATATTCTTCCTACTATTGCTGTTTTTTTTCTCCTTTATTCATACTTTGGAAAGTATATCCCTGGTGCCTTGGGGCATAAGGGATATCGCTGGCAGAAAACATTGAGCTATATGCTAAGCTATGATGCTATTTTAAGTACGCCGTTGAGTGCTTCAGCAACAATGGTTTTCCTGTTCATTCTGTTTGGCGCGTTTTTAAGCATGTCTGGTTCTGGCCCATACTTTATTGATATGGCATTAAGTTTCGCTGGCGCACGTCGTGGCGGACCAGCAAAGGTGGCAGTGATTTCTAGTGCGTTATTTGGCACTGTATCCGGCAATTCTGTAGCTAATGTTGTGTCTACCGGTGCTTTTACGATTCCTATGATGAAGTCAATTGGGTATAGGAACCATTTTGCTGGCGCTGTCGAAGCTACGGCCTCTACCGGTGGTCAAATTATGCCACCTATATTAGGTTCTGCGGCATTTATTATGGCGCAGTTGATTGGGGTACCATATCGTACGATTATGCTGGCATCACTAATTCCTGCCCTATTATATTTTTTTACTGTTTTTGTGATGGTAGACCTTGAAGCTATAAAAGACAATCTTGTTGGATTATCCGTAGATAAGCTGCCGAAAAAATCTATGATCTTAAGGAATATGTATATGTTATTACCACTGATTGTCCTTATTTATGTACTGTCTGTAATTCAAGCAAGTCCCATCAAAGCCGCATTATATGGTATCTTTTCAAGCGTAGTAGTTTATGTGGTTAATAATAGGAAATTTAGCTTAAAGGCTGTCTTTGGTGCGCTTAGTTCTGGTGCTATCGCAGCTTGTCCCCTGATTTCCAGTTGTTGTACAGCTGGTATTATCATCGGAGTTCTGAATATGACTGGCGCTGGAGTCAAACTAGCCAGTGTGATTGTTTCAATTGCGGGTAACTCTCTTGCATGCGCACTTTTTTTGACCATGATCACAAGCATTATTCTTGGCATGGGGTTACCTACAACAGCCTCATATATTATCTGTGCTGCTGTTGCTGCACCAGCGTTGATTCAGCTTGGCCTCTCGAGTTTACAGACGCATATGTTTATTTTCTATTTTGCTTGCATCTCTGCTATTACTCCTCCTGTTGCGATGGCAGCTTATGCGGCAGCAAGTATCTCTAAAAGTAGCCCGATGAAAGTTGCTTTTACTTCATGCAAAATTGGTGTCTCTGCCTTTATTGTGCCATATATGTTTTGTTATGCTCCTTCACTGCTAGCACAAGGGAGTGTTGGACAAGTTATACTTGCCACCCTAACAGCAGTGCTAGGATGTTCAACGCTTTCGTATGGTTTTCAACAACAGTGTGCCATTCCTCTGATGAGACTGAGTAAAACCTCCAGTATTTTTCTCATAGCT
- a CDS encoding TAXI family TRAP transporter solute-binding subunit, whose translation MMKRIFVLTTVYALALLTFTFVTTAGAHSSTRMALGTSSIGGTYYILGTGWANLMNKNVDGVEISSEATPGPITNMQSMKNGDMELGLVTTWLGGEGYRGIGWANGTKYENCLGVVPLYCSVLYIFAPKDSSINTIYDLQGKRIACGAPGSTSGDAVKALLSVLNIQPQSVAGLSSNGMCDALKDGTIDAAFGITGIPAAWLLDLETTKELKFISLTNEDFVKIFEKYPFWGRAEVPANTYKNQNYNWPVLSFWNMLVADKSVSENVIYSLTKATYDLHEDLVSIDPNAKSILFENIDKMTMPLHPGALKYYREKGVKVPEWLILK comes from the coding sequence ATGATGAAACGTATTTTTGTCCTTACAACTGTCTACGCTCTGGCATTGTTAACATTTACTTTTGTCACTACAGCAGGGGCACATTCCTCGACACGAATGGCCCTCGGCACTTCTTCGATCGGTGGAACGTACTATATCCTTGGCACAGGCTGGGCAAACTTAATGAATAAAAATGTCGATGGGGTAGAAATCTCAAGCGAAGCAACGCCTGGTCCAATTACGAACATGCAGTCCATGAAAAATGGAGATATGGAGCTCGGCTTGGTTACCACATGGCTTGGTGGCGAAGGTTATCGGGGAATAGGGTGGGCAAACGGAACTAAATATGAAAATTGTCTTGGTGTAGTTCCTCTTTACTGTAGTGTTCTTTATATTTTTGCTCCTAAAGACAGTAGCATCAATACGATTTATGATCTGCAGGGCAAGCGAATTGCATGCGGCGCTCCGGGATCTACAAGTGGTGATGCGGTTAAAGCATTGCTAAGTGTTCTCAATATTCAACCACAGAGCGTTGCCGGCTTGAGTTCGAATGGCATGTGTGATGCACTGAAAGATGGTACAATCGACGCAGCCTTTGGCATCACTGGAATTCCTGCAGCATGGTTGCTCGACCTTGAAACCACTAAAGAACTGAAATTTATTTCTCTGACAAATGAGGACTTTGTTAAAATTTTTGAGAAATACCCTTTCTGGGGACGTGCTGAAGTACCGGCAAATACCTACAAAAACCAGAACTACAACTGGCCGGTGCTTTCTTTCTGGAATATGCTTGTTGCTGATAAAAGTGTTTCTGAAAATGTGATTTATAGCTTAACTAAAGCTACATACGATCTACATGAGGATCTAGTATCAATTGATCCAAACGCTAAGTCAATTTTATTTGAGAATATTGATAAAATGACAATGCCGCTGCATCCCGGCGCGCTTAAGTACTACAGAGAAAAAGGGGTTAAAGTTCCTGAATGGTTGATCTTGAAATAA
- a CDS encoding NAD/NADP octopine/nopaline dehydrogenase family protein, with protein MEKKYVIIGAGNGGQSLAGDMILRGLKLSAIYDINPVPIKDIKKIGGVKMSGPIVEGFAPVAFATDSLGEAMSAGNVFLVTIVSNFHPALAKQMAPFIKPEHTILLIPGNSGSSILFRRALEAAGVKEIPLIGESGSMPYATRLIGPAHAGIKARKAVLPIAALPAKRNEELFNIIKPVIPEIIQERDSLSVGMNNVNPKGHVPSYLFNLGKVEAPTENDKDFHAWGTKSTIKIEELYDKERMSVMNVLGLHPVSGDETSKMFYKGVHYVPLPQEKGISANAAQVPDRFIDEDVPLNMTLVSDIGKKFNVPTPVTDLLIDVANIIRERDFRKDGTKLLNLGFEGKSVKEIQRYIMG; from the coding sequence ATGGAAAAAAAATATGTAATAATTGGGGCAGGCAATGGAGGCCAATCACTTGCAGGTGACATGATTCTTCGTGGTTTAAAACTGTCTGCTATTTATGACATTAACCCCGTTCCTATTAAAGATATTAAAAAAATAGGTGGGGTTAAAATGAGCGGCCCTATTGTTGAAGGCTTTGCGCCTGTAGCATTTGCAACAGATTCTCTTGGAGAAGCCATGTCTGCAGGAAATGTTTTTCTCGTCACGATTGTCAGTAACTTTCATCCTGCACTCGCAAAGCAGATGGCTCCCTTTATCAAGCCTGAACATACGATACTCTTAATACCCGGTAATTCCGGGAGCTCCATTCTATTTCGCCGTGCGCTTGAAGCAGCAGGAGTTAAAGAAATTCCACTCATTGGCGAAAGTGGAAGTATGCCATATGCGACGAGGCTTATTGGTCCTGCTCATGCTGGAATCAAAGCACGTAAAGCTGTTCTTCCCATTGCTGCGCTTCCGGCAAAAAGAAATGAAGAACTCTTTAACATCATCAAGCCAGTTATTCCAGAAATTATTCAAGAACGGGATTCTCTCAGCGTTGGTATGAATAACGTCAATCCAAAGGGACACGTACCTAGCTACCTGTTCAATCTCGGTAAAGTAGAAGCACCAACTGAAAATGACAAGGATTTCCATGCTTGGGGTACGAAATCAACCATCAAAATCGAAGAACTTTATGACAAAGAACGTATGTCTGTTATGAATGTTCTTGGGCTTCATCCTGTCTCTGGTGATGAAACAAGTAAAATGTTTTATAAGGGTGTTCATTACGTACCGCTTCCTCAGGAAAAAGGAATTTCAGCTAATGCTGCTCAAGTTCCTGATCGTTTTATCGACGAAGATGTACCACTGAATATGACGCTGGTCTCCGATATTGGCAAGAAGTTTAACGTTCCTACTCCTGTAACGGACCTGCTTATTGATGTTGCGAATATTATCAGAGAGCGTGATTTCAGGAAAGACGGAACTAAACTTTTAAATTTAGGGTTCGAAGGTAAGTCGGTAAAAGAGATTCAAAGATATATTATGGGGTGA
- the argH gene encoding argininosuccinate lyase — protein MRERLKAAPSFNQEKYLGANFLKASNERSFYNMSRLNQAHTLMLYRQGIISRHDAQIILRSLIALEKKGNTVLTLDPKYEDYYYNVEMYIINDIGIDIGGKLHTARSRNDLHSTILRMDIRDRLLNFFPQLNALRNTLIIKSEEYKNVVMTGYTHMQPAQPITLGFYFAGVAEALERDFDRIYATYQHLNYATLGAGAFAGTSFPIDRRFTAELLGFKGPIVNTLDAIASRDYVLEIIATLAILASTINRVAHDLYYWCADEFRYIELDDSICVTSSIMPQKKNPAVLEYIKAKCSHLLAAFADAFCCMRGIPFAHSRDLGGETTHHLWDAFMEIEAMTVLTEEVLNKLKVNEKNMKARVNGNFCTATELADELVREEHISFRVAHEIVGQVVMKCVDAGLNCQGITSKKLDEAALNFAGRSFKWTKKHIDKVMDATSSVENRISEGSPRSEETEKLTKQMSLKLDNDIDAYNRLQTEVKERYRMLLDKVQDVLNSND, from the coding sequence ATGCGTGAAAGACTAAAAGCAGCTCCGAGTTTCAATCAAGAGAAATATTTAGGTGCTAATTTTCTAAAGGCATCTAATGAACGTTCTTTCTATAACATGTCACGTTTAAATCAAGCACATACGTTGATGCTCTATAGACAAGGAATTATTAGCCGACATGATGCGCAAATAATTCTTCGTTCACTCATAGCATTAGAGAAGAAAGGTAATACAGTCCTTACTCTTGATCCAAAATATGAAGATTATTATTACAATGTAGAGATGTATATTATTAATGATATAGGTATTGATATTGGTGGAAAATTACATACAGCAAGAAGTAGGAATGATCTCCATTCAACAATATTACGGATGGATATAAGGGATCGACTCCTTAATTTTTTCCCCCAGCTTAATGCTTTACGAAATACGCTAATTATAAAATCAGAAGAATATAAAAACGTAGTTATGACAGGCTACACGCATATGCAACCTGCACAGCCGATCACGCTAGGTTTTTATTTTGCTGGTGTAGCCGAAGCATTAGAACGTGACTTCGACAGAATTTATGCTACATATCAGCATCTTAATTATGCCACACTTGGTGCAGGAGCCTTTGCTGGTACAAGTTTTCCTATTGATAGACGCTTTACAGCTGAACTACTTGGATTTAAAGGGCCGATTGTAAATACTCTCGATGCAATTGCGTCACGGGATTATGTATTAGAAATCATCGCCACGCTTGCGATACTTGCCTCCACGATTAATCGGGTGGCTCATGATCTATATTATTGGTGTGCTGATGAGTTTAGATATATTGAACTTGATGATTCAATCTGCGTTACAAGCAGTATTATGCCACAAAAGAAAAATCCGGCCGTACTTGAATATATAAAGGCAAAATGTTCACATTTATTGGCAGCTTTTGCAGATGCATTTTGTTGTATGAGAGGAATTCCTTTCGCTCATAGCAGAGATCTGGGTGGGGAGACGACGCATCATCTGTGGGACGCCTTTATGGAGATAGAGGCTATGACAGTCTTAACAGAAGAAGTCTTGAATAAACTAAAAGTTAACGAAAAGAATATGAAAGCTCGAGTGAATGGGAATTTCTGTACCGCAACTGAATTGGCAGATGAGCTGGTGAGGGAAGAGCATATTTCTTTCCGTGTTGCCCATGAAATTGTGGGACAAGTAGTCATGAAATGTGTTGATGCAGGTCTCAACTGCCAAGGAATTACCAGCAAAAAGCTTGATGAAGCTGCTTTGAACTTTGCTGGGCGGTCATTTAAATGGACCAAGAAACATATAGATAAAGTAATGGATGCCACTTCTTCGGTAGAAAACAGGATCAGTGAAGGTTCTCCTCGTTCAGAAGAAACGGAAAAGCTTACAAAGCAAATGAGCTTAAAGCTTGACAATGATATTGATGCCTATAACAGATTACAAACTGAAGTTAAAGAAAGATACAGAATGCTCTTAGATAAAGTACAAGACGTGCTAAACAGTAACGATTGA